In Bacteroidota bacterium, the DNA window CCCTGATCTCTTCACTGTTCTGCTGACAAAGAATTTCATTGTCAATCTCCCCTACCTTGGCGCTGACGTTCAGAGTGCTGTCCGACTCGATACGATTGGCTCGATCGAATATGCAGAAGGTGACTCAAAACGACCATACAAGTGCCGAGTACGATTCCATATGAAAGATGGAAGCGTCGTGAACTTCACTGTGGAGCGAGGACTGTGGCTTTCACTTCCGGAAGAGGAGATCGCATCGCTGCTAAAAGCAAGAAAAGCTCTCTTGACACAAATTTCGATCACCATTCCGCATGTCGAAATCAAACACGCAGAGGAATGGTGACTAGCGTCACAAAAAAGGAGCCGAGACAGACGCATGCGTCCGGTATGCAGTATTAGTCCAGTTTTCCCAGACTGTGACGACACCCACCACTTCGATCGTCCACTTCTGCAACTCCACAGGACAATGCTGATTGATGCTTCTTGGGGATATCTCCGGGTGGCATAATACTATCCTTACTTTGCCCCGCCTCCCAAGCACAACTCCAGGATTGGGCAGATCGTCGTAAACCGAGATAGAAGTCAGAGAACTTATCCTCTACTCCTATCCGTAGGTTTGGGTAGATCGCCTAGCGACATTGATCGACCCAAGATGAAATCAGCAGTGGAATCACTAGTTGAGAGTACTTCCTTCGTGTATGCCATCCCCCAAGGTCGACATCTTGAAGATCCAACGCCGAATAGATACTAAAAATACGATTTCTGTACATATCGAAATAAGCGACCATCCCACTTGCAGTCATCCCGCAAGGGGCAAATAGGTTTGGATGATCGTTATCTATGTCCTTCTCCAAGTCCACAATGTCATCTAAGATAGCGATGAGTTCAGCAATCCTATACACCTTTCTCCACAAACTCTCGCCTAACTTGGGATCATAGTTCTTCTGGACCAAGAACCCGCCCTGGAGCATTATCAGAATTGGAAGCACCTTTCTTCGTAGCAGCAGGTAGGAGTTTCGTGATGAATTACGAGAGGCAAGATGGCTATCAAACATCTTGAGGCATAGGTTGCGAAGACAATCTGCCTGGCTATCGGAACGATGTTCCACTTGAAGTGATTGAACCATCGAAAGATATCTACTAACCATCACCCACCAGCAATAAGCGATCTTGTTAGCTTGCCTAGATTTTGGGACCGCCAAATCATTTGAAGACAATATACTTCTAAGCGCATCCCTTGTTATGAGGTCATCCACCTTAAGATACTCTCTATCAACGAGAACATCGAATAGCGATGTAATCAGATTCGCAATTCCACCTAATACGGCTACATACTCATGCCTTTCATTTGTAAGCTTAAGTGGGCCGATGAACGAGGACGACAGGTAATAACCTACGCCTGTTGTAATATAGATGGCATTTACAAAGTCTGGCCCAAACTCTTTTGACTCTTCCATTTCCCTCATGCCTGCGACTAAGTCCGGTAACTGAGAAGCAAATACGTCAGTGCCTGCGTGACGAGAAGCCTCGTAGAATTCAGAGACGGGAAGCGGCAGGTTCGTACCGCGAAGTGACTGTGCGACTTCGCGTCGAAGTTCACCAGCCAATTCAAGCATGAAATCCATTTCTTTCATGATGATCACTATACTAACCTTCTGATGCAATCTGACTTGTTAGCAATATACTCTCAGTCAGTAGAAGTCATTCCATATGATCATGCTTCAACATCTTACGTATGATCTGGAGTGTCGGGGCATGCCAGTGGATTTTTCTGTCCGAGCTACAAGATAGACTCCTAGAGGCTGAGAATCTCTTCCCCTCATCAATAGTTGACCAATCGGATTCAAGGAGCTCGTCCAAGACCCACTGCAATCGCTCAGCACCATATAAAACCGCCCGTTGAATTGCATAAACTAGTTCAATTGGATGGGAGTAGTAAGGAGCGATCTCTGCAAACTTGACTCCTTGATGCAGAAAACAATATGTTGCGGACTCCACGGATTCGCAAACTGTACGAAACAGAGCCGATCCCCTGAGCCCACACAGCGCCATCGCTGCTGCGGCATTGACGTTAACACATACATCAACTGGATTGTGTGGCAAATTCGCAGAGCTGACCAACCAAGTACGCAGAGCTCCCAATCGCACCCAATAACCGTCATCGTTGGAAAGACGACTCACTTCCAACTGTGGTACGACTTTCTGGAAGAACACTGCCACCTCGCTGACACTCAGACGATTATGTTTGATAAGTGCAAGGTAGGCCAAGCAGGTATCATCAAGATCAGGAATACGGCAATCAAAAATCTGATGCGAAATCTTCGGCGTTAGGTTTTTACTCGGGTAGAAACGAAACCAACCCGAGTTAGCCTCATCCATGCATTCCTCGACAAAATCTAGAATTCTCGACAAGGTCCGCTTAAGACTCTCCGAGAAAACCAACTGATCACATGCACACTCGATGGCTACGAGACTAGATACTGCGCAGTTCAAATCGGTGACCACCTGTCCCCCGTAACTCACCTCTGAGAGAATTCCCCCATATTCGGATTGACCCTTTCTTAGCTCTTCCAGAACGAGATCGCTACGATGTTTCAAAGACATTCGATGTACAATTTAAGATATCCCAAGTTGAATTGCTCATTTGAACAATTGTCACTTGATTCGATGCCAATATGTTGTTAGTGCGAGTATGACTAGTATTGCGATGCAGTCACAACATACTCAGCCACTACTCTAGAACAATACCCAACGCTTGGTTTAGTCGCCATTTTTAACGCAAGGAGCAACTATCCCTCAAATTTGCCGAAGGACCTCATAAGAGTTTTCCTATCAGCCTGTCTGTAAATATCGCCAGCGCCGACAGAGACAATGTCATCATTATGCCCTCTTCAATTGTTGTTGCTCGACATATTGCAAACGGTATAGCAATCCAAATGCTCAAGCAATAGAAACAATCAAAGAGCTTTCCAAGCAAGGAATCACGAAGAGCCATCCTGCCCTTCAATACCAAGTCAAATGGACCGTCTTCGGATGAAAGCAAGTGGCTTATGCGCCACACAGATAACACTGCCAAAAAGTACCAAAACATATCTTGGCGGAATGGACGAATCACCGATCAATCGGCTCTTATGAATTACAATAAATCAGTAATTATATGAACGCTTGTAGAAACCATCTTAGGAAATGGGTGGTTCCAACTAAGGACATTCAACTAAAATTATGATCCGATTTGCAACCTTTTGGTGGCTTTTTCTTTCCATCGGGTTCACGATTCTCTACCAAGGTTGCACACAAGAATATATGAAACAAACAAGAACAAATATGAACCAGATCGATAACCTTGTACTTCCGTCGAATTTGTTGCGCGTCGCACCCTCGGTCACTGAGTTCCAAGATGGGACTTGGTATGGGCAATATCGTGACATTGCTGATCACTTCGGTTCGATCGAGTTGAACTTGGCACGAAGAGACTCTTCCATCGAGGGCACTTTGACATTCAGCTTTCTCGATAGCACTGGAAGGAAAGTCTATGGCGGCAACGTAAGGGGACTGATTTCAAGGGATCTCATTAATTTTGAAATTGCAATGGGAGAGTCTTTCCCCGCTCTTAAGTTTCAAGGCAAGTGGGTTGTTACGTCAAATGGTCTACAGTCAATGTACGGATATGTAGCTAGCACCTCCAATCTACCTTTCTTTGGAGGAATTTGGTGTGTCTGGATTGAGTCGAAGTAGATTGATCGACGAGTCTATGAAAGATTAGCCAGACAGGACGCTATTCTTATTTAACATGTTTGAAGCATCTTGGATAAAACACTCCTCCTATTACACGGTACTTCAGTACGACTTGAAGACACCCAACATAGAGCAGTCACTTACATGACCAAGCCGGCGAGTTATATGATCTTTTAGCATGACAAGTGACGTTACCAAAATCTACCAATAGAAAGTTTATGA includes these proteins:
- a CDS encoding DUF1360 domain-containing protein encodes the protein MIRPFRQDMFWYFLAVLSVWRISHLLSSEDGPFDLVLKGRMALRDSLLGKLFDCFYCLSIWIAIPFAICRATTIEEGIMMTLSLSALAIFTDRLIGKLL